DNA from Lentibacillus amyloliquefaciens:
GGTGCTTGCGGTAGGCAACCAAATCTGCAATTGAGACCAGTTTCAAATCAAATTCGTCAGCCATTTTACGTAGATCCGGTACCCGCGCCATTGTGCCATCGTCTTTGATGATTTCACATATGACACCGGACGGGGAGGCACCGCTCAATCCCGCCAGATCGACCGAAGCTTCAGTATGGCCTTGCCGCGTTAAAACGCCGCCATCTTTGGCAATAAGCGGAAAAACATGGCCGGGCTGCTTAAAATCATCCGCTTTAACATCCGGTTCAAGCAATGCCCGGATTGTTTTTGAACGTTCATCTGCGCTTATGCCGGTTGTTGTATCGTTGTGGTCGATACTGACCGTGAATGCTGTTCTGAACGGATCGCTGCTCTGAGGCGTCATCATCGGCAGTTTTAGTTTCTCGGCTAAATCCCCTTTTATAGATGTACACACAAGACCCTTTCCATGAGTAATCATAAAATTGATCACATCCGGTGTCGTTTTTTCCGATAATGCCACCAGGTCACCCTCATTTTCCCTGTCTTCATCATCAACCACAATCACCGGTTTCCCTGCTTTCAAATCGTTTATCGCTTCATCGATTGTATGAAACACTTTGTCCACTTCCTTCGCTTTTTGAATCAATTCCATGGTGCTCTTGACTGATCATATTTTTCACATGTTTAGCGATCATGTCACATTCAATATTCACGATGTCGTTTTCACCTTTCTCACCCAAAACCGTCTCGGATACTGTATGGGGAATGAGTGATATCGTAAACGTGCTTTCGCTGATACCGAACACCGTCAGACTGACACCATCGACTGCGACAGAGCCTTTCATAATGAAATAAATCACCAGTTCACCCGGAATTTCCACATCATAATAAATCGCATTTTCCTGTTTTTCTTTACGGACAATCGTGCCTATCCCATCCACATGACCGGAAACAAAATGCCCGCCAAACCTGCCATTTGCAGGTATCGAACGTTCAAGATTCACATTTGATCCTTCTTCCAGCATCCTAAGGGAAGTCGCTTTAATTGTTTCCGGCATGACATCCACCTGAAAACTTGTTTCCGTAAAGTCCGTTACGGTCAAGCAGATACCATTGACCGAAATACTGTCACCAATTTGAATATCCTCCAGAACTTTTGACGATCCGATTGCCATCTGAATTGATTTTTCAGAAACGTGCTGTATTTGTTTAATAGTTCCCTTCTCTTCAATAATTCCCGTAAACATTTGCATCGTCCTTTCGCGGTTCCGCTATGATTTTAATGTCCCCGCCAATCATTTCAATATTTATGATATCAAGCGGCAGTGTTTCCCTCATGCTGTTAAAGCCGTCGCCTGCAATGGATGACGGGGCATCTTTACCGCCAATCAATTTTGGCGCCATGTATTGCACAAGCCGATTGATTTTCCCGCTTTCCAGAAACGAACCGTTCACCGCAGCACCGCCTTCAACGAATAATGACATGATCTTCTTCTCTCCCAAAAGCCTGAGCACGGTTGCGGGATCCAGTGAGTTAAGCGGAATAATGCTCACGCCGTTCTTTTCCCGAAAAGGCTTGATTTGCTCTTCTGTAATATTCTGTTCAGTAAAAATCCACGTATCAGCTCGCTTGTCATTCAGGACATTTGCATCCAACGGCGTTCGAAGATCACTGTCAAGAATGATGCGCAGCGGATTCTTACCGCCATTAGGGATACGTGCTGTCAGGCTTGGATCATCAGCGATAACAGTTTTTACTCCAACCAAAATGGCGTCATGCGTATGACGATACTGGTGAACATCGCGCCTTGCCACCTCACCGGTCACCCATTTGCTGTCACCCGTATGTGTTGCTGTTTTCCCGTCCAGACTGACAGCCGATTTCATCGTGACATAAGGTGTTTTGGTCCGGGTGTAATGGAAAAAATGCTTATTAACATCTGCTGCCTCTTGTTGCAGCACACCCAATTCAACATTGATACCTGCCGCTTCTAACTTTTCAATCCCGCGCCCTGCGACTTTTTCATTCGGATCCTTTATGGCAATAACCGCCCGGCTTAATCCCTTTTCTATAATCAGATCGGCACACGGCGGTGTTTTGCCATGATGGCTGCACGGCTCGAGGGTGATATAAATTGTTGCACCCTTTGCTTTATCACCGGCCATTTGGAGCGCATGAACTTCTGCATGCGGCTCGCCCGCCTTCAAATGCGCACCCACTCCTAAGATTTCGCCATTCTTGACAACTGTAGCGCCTACCGGAGGGTTCGGACTCGTTTGCCCTGAAACAGATCCAGCCAAGTTCAGTGCCAATTGCATATAATGTTCATCGTTCACGGCTGCCGCCTCCTTTTACATTGTGGGATTCGAGCGAGGCCCACTCCGTTTATTATCTCAAATTAAGCACTAAAAAAGCCCCTGAATTCGCTTCAGAGGCATAAGGACAGAATTTAAATCGTATCGTTTTTTTGGTCGAACCGGCCAAGCATATGGCAACGGAGAAAAAGCCCGCTGCATATACTTAGCCCGATATTAAACGATCCCGAAAAAATTCCTTCTCCCATCCAGACTGTCACTGTCGGTCCCGGAGTTTCACCGGGTCCACCGCTTGGCTTTATGCCGCACGGGTCACGGACTTTGAGGCTATGCCTCATCACCGTCGGTCGGGGATTGCACCCTGCCCCGAAGGAATGTTTTGTATGAATATTTATTTTAGTTATAACTTAAATGTGCTAAATATGCAAGTTCAAAGGATTGTTTGTATTTGTTTTTCGTTTAAATATGATTATGTTTACTTCTTGCCGACGAATTTCGTTAGCAGATTGTCAACAAATATAATAAGGTTTTTCATACAAAATATTTTTCATTAAATTACAAGTATTAGTTAGATTACACAAATCTTTTTATAAATACATAAGGATAAAATGTATTACAATCTAATATTCTATTAAAGTTACCCTGAAATTAATTGACCTTTTCTGTTTTATATGTCCAAAAACACACAAAAGTTTTGGTTAAACAAAAATAAACAGAAATCGGATGTTTCTTTCCGATCCTGCTTATTATATTAACTTTGATAATAGATGGATCCTTTTTATCCATTAGCTTGAGATTTAATAAACTTTAATCGACTCATCACATCGTTTTGACCACGCCCAAAATAATCATGTAATTTACTATACTCTTTATAAAGTTCTTCATATACCTCAACGTTCTCTGGAATCGGTTCAATAGTTTTTTCTTTTACACGTGCCATATTTTCTGCAGCATCAACAATATTATTATATCCACCATTCTCTTCTCCAGCTGCTACTGCACCAAACATAGATGCTCCTACAGCTGGCGTTTGTGTAGAATCAGCTATTTTGATAGTCCGATTAGTTACATCTGCATATATTTGCATCAATAATCTATTTTTTTGTGGTAAGCCACCACATGCGTACAGTTCATTTATTTCTACACCATTTTCATGAAAAGCGTCAACGATTTTTCGTGTCCCAAATGCAGTTGACTCTAATAATGCACGATATATCTCCTCTGGTTTTGATTGCAGAGTAACACCTAATATAATACCACTAAGCTCTGTATTAACTAAAACCGAACGATTTCCATTCCACCAATCCAAAGCAATTAATCCTGATTCACCGGGTTTATACTGAGATGCTTCCCGCTCTAACCATTGGTGTACATTTATCCCCTCAGACTCTGCCATCTTTTCCACATAGGAGGGAACTCCCTGGTTAACATACCATGCAAATATATCCCCAACTGCAGACTGGCCAGCCTCATACCCATAGTATCCAGGTATGATACCATCTTCTACGACTCCACACATACCTTCAACTTCTACTTCTTTTTCACCCAGAACCATATGACAGATGGACGTTCCCATTGCCATAACCATTTTTCCAGGTGTAACGACACCAACCCCCGGTACAGAAGCATGGGCATCGACATTCCCAACAGATACAGCCGTATTTGGGTGCAGCCCCGTCAATTCTGCCATTTGCTGTGTAATCTGTCCCGCCGATGTACCTAATGGAACAACATCCCCACGAAGCTTGGTTTTGGTTATATTTTCCAATCGTGGATCTAAAGACTTGAAGAAATCGCTGCTCGGGTAACTCTCTTCTTTATGCCAAACAGCCTTATAGCCAGCTGTACAGCTATTCCGAAGTAAGTTGCCAGTCAG
Protein-coding regions in this window:
- the ribE gene encoding riboflavin synthase; its protein translation is MFTGIIEEKGTIKQIQHVSEKSIQMAIGSSKVLEDIQIGDSISVNGICLTVTDFTETSFQVDVMPETIKATSLRMLEEGSNVNLERSIPANGRFGGHFVSGHVDGIGTIVRKEKQENAIYYDVEIPGELVIYFIMKGSVAVDGVSLTVFGISESTFTISLIPHTVSETVLGEKGENDIVNIECDMIAKHVKNMISQEHHGIDSKSEGSGQSVSYNR
- the ribD gene encoding bifunctional diaminohydroxyphosphoribosylaminopyrimidine deaminase/5-amino-6-(5-phosphoribosylamino)uracil reductase RibD — translated: MNDEHYMQLALNLAGSVSGQTSPNPPVGATVVKNGEILGVGAHLKAGEPHAEVHALQMAGDKAKGATIYITLEPCSHHGKTPPCADLIIEKGLSRAVIAIKDPNEKVAGRGIEKLEAAGINVELGVLQQEAADVNKHFFHYTRTKTPYVTMKSAVSLDGKTATHTGDSKWVTGEVARRDVHQYRHTHDAILVGVKTVIADDPSLTARIPNGGKNPLRIILDSDLRTPLDANVLNDKRADTWIFTEQNITEEQIKPFREKNGVSIIPLNSLDPATVLRLLGEKKIMSLFVEGGAAVNGSFLESGKINRLVQYMAPKLIGGKDAPSSIAGDGFNSMRETLPLDIINIEMIGGDIKIIAEPRKDDANVYGNY
- a CDS encoding ribulokinase; translation: MSEKYTLGIDFGTESGRVVLVSLEDGKEIADHVTEYSHGVIDEFLPESGKGLGFDWALQHPNDYLDVLKKSVPAVIKNSGVQPQDIIGLGIDFTACTILPINQSGTPLCFDEKWKSNPHSWVKLWKHHAAQRHANQINEIAEQRGEKFLPRYGGKLSSEWMLAKVWQILDEAPEIYEEADQFIEATDWVTYQLTGNLLRNSCTAGYKAVWHKEESYPSSDFFKSLDPRLENITKTKLRGDVVPLGTSAGQITQQMAELTGLHPNTAVSVGNVDAHASVPGVGVVTPGKMVMAMGTSICHMVLGEKEVEVEGMCGVVEDGIIPGYYGYEAGQSAVGDIFAWYVNQGVPSYVEKMAESEGINVHQWLEREASQYKPGESGLIALDWWNGNRSVLVNTELSGIILGVTLQSKPEEIYRALLESTAFGTRKIVDAFHENGVEINELYACGGLPQKNRLLMQIYADVTNRTIKIADSTQTPAVGASMFGAVAAGEENGGYNNIVDAAENMARVKEKTIEPIPENVEVYEELYKEYSKLHDYFGRGQNDVMSRLKFIKSQANG